Within the Pengzhenrongella sicca genome, the region CACCCCGTCCGCCTCGCCGAGCACGCCGGCGAGGAACGGGTCGAGCACGCCGCGCCGCAGCCCGTCGGCGACGCCTCGCCGGTCCAGCGCGTCGCCCCAGGGCTCGTCGGGCGCGGCGAGCAGGTCCGCGGGCCGGCGCAGCGCGCAGCCGATCGCCCACCGCGCGAAGGCTGCCTTCTCCCCCAGCCCGCCCGCCGCCGTCAGGTCGCCGAGCAGCGCGGCCGGCAGCAGGCCCGCCGGGGTACGGCGCGGGTCGCCCAGCACGCGGCGGCCCGACCCGGACGCGACCACGACCGCGCCCGGGAGCGGCTGCAGGTCGAGCACCGCGAGGTCGAGCACGCGCCGGGCCTCGGGGTAGGCCGTGTTCAGGAGCTGGAAGCCGCGGTCGCAGCGAAACCCGTCGACGACGTCGGTGCGGACCCGGCCGCCGACAGCCTCCGCGCGCTCGAGCACCAGCACGTCGAGCCCGGCGCGCGCGAGCCGCAGCGCGCAGGCCAGCCCCGCGAGCCCGGCGCCGACGACGACGACGTCGCAGCGCCCCGGCAGCGGTGCCGGGCCGGCGGGTGGGACCGGGCCGACCGGTGGGGATGCCATGAGACGCGACGGTACGCCCGCCGCGCGGCGCCCGCCCGGCGCGGTGGCACCATCATCGGGTGGCCCGCATCGTCTTCTTCGAACCCCGCATCCCCCAGAACACCGGCAGCGCGATCCGGCTCGCCGCCGTGACGGGCGCCGAGCTGCACCTGATCGAGCCGCTCGGCTTCGACCTGTCCGAACCCAAGCTGCGCCGGGCCGGACTGGACTACCACGACCTGGCCCACGTCGTCGTGCACGCAAACCTCGAGGCCGCGTGGGCCGCGATGCCCGACGCGCGGGTCTTCGCGTTCACGACGCAGGCGACCCGCCGGTTCACGGACGTGGAGTATCGCCCGGACGACCTACTGCTGTTCGGCCCGGAGCCGACCGGCCTGCCGCCCGAGGTGCTCGCGGACGCGCGGGTGACCGACCAGCTCCGGATCCCGATGCTTGCCGGCCGCCGCTCGCTCAACCTGGCGAACTCGGCCGCCCTGGCGATCTACGAGGCGTGGCGGCAGGCGGACTTCCCCGGCGCTACCTGAGCCCCGCGACGAGCCCGTCGATGAGTTCTGCGCGGTCGATGCCCGCGAGCGCGAGGGCACGCGGAACGGTCCCGACCTCGGCGCCGAGCACCCCGACCAGCAGGTCGGCCGCCGTCTCGCGGTGCAGCCCGCCGCCCGCGGCCGCCTTGCCGCGCACCAGCGCGTCCTTCGCGGAGGTGCCCCAGCGCGGCGTGAAGCCCGGTTCCAGGGACGACACCGGGTCCTCGACGAGCTCGACGCCCGCGTGGGCGAGGCTCTGACGCCGCTCGGCCCGCAGCAGCGCGCGGATCCGGTCGGGGTCCAGCCCCGCCGCGCCGAGGGCCCGGGCTGCCGGCGAGTCGGCGTCGTCGGCCAGCGCGAGCAGCAGGTGCTCCGCCTCCAGCGTGCGGGCCCCCATCGCGTAGGCGATCGCGCGGCCCTGCCGCAGGATCCCGGCGAGGTCGTTCGGCAGCGGCTTGTCAGCCATGACGCCTCCTGAGGTCGACTCCGGCGGCGACCAGCCGTCGCAGGTGCTTCTTGTGGACGGCCTGCCGGGTCACGCCCAGCGCCTGTGCGACCTGGGTCCACGACCAGCCGCCGCGCATCGCACGCTCGACCGCCTGGTCCTCGAGCCCGTCGGCGAGCTCTCGGAGCGCGACGACCGCGGCGAGGCCGTCGGCCGCACCGCCGGTCGGTGACACGGTGATCGGATTCATGGAAGCAACCTACGTTGCTTGGTCTCGGACAGTCAACCCCTGTTGCTTATCGTGCCAGCGCCGGTGCCCAGACGTGCCCGGGCCGGGCACTGCCCGGGACCTGCCCGCGCACGCACGAGGGGCCCGGATCCTCGCGGATCCGGGCCCCTCGGGGAGAGCGTCTAGTCCTGCAGGGGCATCGTCTGCGTGTCCTGCGGCGACGACGACGACGGCGCCTTGGGCAGGTCCGTGCCGGAGATCGTCGTCGGGGCGGCTCCGACCGCGACCGGCTCGAGCAGCTCCGACTCGCCCTTGGGGACCCCGCGGAACGTGAACTCGCCCAGCAGACCCTCCCCGACGGCGTCGACCAGGATCATCTGACCGGCGTGGATCTCCCCGAAGAGGATCTTCTCCGACAGCTGGTCCTCGATCTCCCGCTGGATCGCGCGCCGCAGCGGTCGCGCGCCGAGCACGGGGTCGTACCCCTTGTCGGCGAGCAGCTGCTTGGCCGCGGGCGTGATCGTGATGGACATGTCCTTGTCCTGCAGCCGCAGGTCGAGCTTGGCGATCATCAGGTCGACGATCGCGAAGATCTCGGGCTGCGAGAGCTGCGGGAAGACGACGACGTCGTCGACCCGGTTGAGGAACTCAGGCCGGAAGTGCTGCTTGAGCTCGTCGAGGACCTTGGACTTCATGCGCTCGTACGACGTCGACAGGTCGCCGCCGGCCTGGAAGCCGGTCTGCAGGCCCTTGGCGATGTCCCGGGTGCCGAGGTTCGTGGTCATGATGATCACGGTGTTCTTGAAGTCGACGACGCGGCCCTGCGAGTCGGTCAGGTGACCGTCCTCGAGGATCTGCAGCAGCGAGTTGAAGATGTCGGCGTGCGCCTTCTCGACCTCGTCGAACAGGACGACCGAGAACGGCTTGCGCCGGACCTTCTCCGTGAGCTGGCCGCCCTCGTCGTACCCGACGTAGCCGGGGGGCGAGCCGAACAGCCGCGAGACCGTGTGCTTCTCGGAGAACTCGCTCATGTCGAGCTGGATGAGCGCGTTCTCGTCGTCGAACAGGAACTCCGCGAGCGCCTTGGCGAGCTCGGTCTTCCCGACGCCCGTGGGCCCCGCGAAGATGAACGAACCGCCGGGACGCTTCGGGTCCTTGAGGCCGGCGCGCGTGCGCCGGATCGCCTGGGACAGGCTCTTGATCGCCGCGTCCTGCCCGACGACGCGCTTGTGCAGGGCGTCCTCCATGTGCAGCAGGCGCGAGCTCTCGGCCTCGGTGAGCTTGAACACCGGGATGCCGGTCGCGAGCGCGAGCACCTCGGCGATCAGGTCTTCGTCCACCTCGGCGACCGAGTCGAGGTCGCCCGACTTCCAGGACTTCTCCTTCTCGATCCGGCGCAGGCCGAGCTGCTTCTCCTTGTCGCGCAGGCGCGCGGCCTTCTCGAAGTCCTGCTCGTCGATCGCCGACTCCTTGTCGCGGCGCGCGACGGCGATCTGCTCGTCGAGCTCGCGCAGCTCGGGCGGGGCGGTCATCCGGCGGATGCGCAGGCGCGCACCGGCCTCGTCGACCAGGTCGATCGCCTTGTCCGGCAGGAACCGGTCGTT harbors:
- a CDS encoding tRNA (cytidine(34)-2'-O)-methyltransferase, with protein sequence MARIVFFEPRIPQNTGSAIRLAAVTGAELHLIEPLGFDLSEPKLRRAGLDYHDLAHVVVHANLEAAWAAMPDARVFAFTTQATRRFTDVEYRPDDLLLFGPEPTGLPPEVLADARVTDQLRIPMLAGRRSLNLANSAALAIYEAWRQADFPGAT
- a CDS encoding Clp protease N-terminal domain-containing protein, whose protein sequence is MADKPLPNDLAGILRQGRAIAYAMGARTLEAEHLLLALADDADSPAARALGAAGLDPDRIRALLRAERRQSLAHAGVELVEDPVSSLEPGFTPRWGTSAKDALVRGKAAAGGGLHRETAADLLVGVLGAEVGTVPRALALAGIDRAELIDGLVAGLR
- a CDS encoding helix-turn-helix domain-containing protein — protein: MNPITVSPTGGAADGLAAVVALRELADGLEDQAVERAMRGGWSWTQVAQALGVTRQAVHKKHLRRLVAAGVDLRRRHG
- a CDS encoding ATP-dependent Clp protease ATP-binding subunit encodes the protein MFERFTDRARRVVVLAQEEARMLNHNYIGTEHILLGLIHEGEGVAAKALESLGISLDAVRSQVQEIIGEGQQAPSGHIPFTPRAKKVLELSLREALQLGHNYIGTEHILLGLIREGEGVAAQVLNKLGADLNRVRQQVIQLLSGYQGKEPVATGGPAEGQPAGSAVLDQFGRNLTQAARDGKLDPVIGREKEIERVMQVLSRRTKNNPVLIGEPGVGKTAIVEGLAQDIVRGDVPETLKDKQLYTLDLGALVAGSRYRGDFEERLKKVLKEIRTRGDIILFIDEIHTLVGAGAAEGAIDAASILKPMLARGELQTIGATTLDEYRKYVEKDAALERRFQPIQVAEPTLKEAIEILKGLRDRYEAHHRVSITDGALVAAATLADRYVNDRFLPDKAIDLVDEAGARLRIRRMTAPPELRELDEQIAVARRDKESAIDEQDFEKAARLRDKEKQLGLRRIEKEKSWKSGDLDSVAEVDEDLIAEVLALATGIPVFKLTEAESSRLLHMEDALHKRVVGQDAAIKSLSQAIRRTRAGLKDPKRPGGSFIFAGPTGVGKTELAKALAEFLFDDENALIQLDMSEFSEKHTVSRLFGSPPGYVGYDEGGQLTEKVRRKPFSVVLFDEVEKAHADIFNSLLQILEDGHLTDSQGRVVDFKNTVIIMTTNLGTRDIAKGLQTGFQAGGDLSTSYERMKSKVLDELKQHFRPEFLNRVDDVVVFPQLSQPEIFAIVDLMIAKLDLRLQDKDMSITITPAAKQLLADKGYDPVLGARPLRRAIQREIEDQLSEKILFGEIHAGQMILVDAVGEGLLGEFTFRGVPKGESELLEPVAVGAAPTTISGTDLPKAPSSSSPQDTQTMPLQD